In the genome of Photobacterium sp. TY1-4, one region contains:
- a CDS encoding DUF2947 domain-containing protein, with translation MNYIELDSYSRKWIFTHASMPVAAEDLSQIKPLTQARSAELWREHISKQSPDADHFGKGDWPSESALWSEALDWQGDWDGDEPDLPAAIAEFIDWEDNTTVFFCYEKYNVIETKWGVFKRNWKNFLFFDDGPLLIGRKKAQSVWFSSKGTFQCACRP, from the coding sequence ATGAACTACATAGAGTTAGACAGTTATTCCCGCAAGTGGATTTTTACCCACGCCTCCATGCCGGTCGCGGCAGAAGATTTATCCCAGATTAAGCCTTTAACGCAGGCACGCTCCGCAGAGCTCTGGCGCGAACACATCAGCAAACAAAGCCCGGATGCCGATCATTTCGGTAAAGGGGATTGGCCGAGTGAGAGTGCTCTCTGGAGTGAAGCGCTGGACTGGCAGGGCGACTGGGATGGTGATGAGCCGGATCTGCCGGCAGCAATTGCTGAGTTCATCGATTGGGAAGACAACACCACAGTATTTTTCTGTTATGAGAAATACAATGTGATTGAAACCAAGTGGGGCGTGTTCAAGCGGAACTGGAAAAACTTCCTGTTTTTCGATGATGGCCCACTGCTGATTGGCCGCAAGAAAGCGCAGTCGGTATGGTTCAGCTCAAAAGGCACCTTTCAGTGCGCCTGCCGCCCGTAA
- a CDS encoding DUF3108 domain-containing protein: MKLQLAVHALLGLGVGLLSPSALALPAQQYHQCTKSFTYDLFLSNHRIGHYQRTLNWQGDQVQIRSYSTIDIKVSKSQFRQNSRVFWSEQENGFLTHSFERHISGLMAGQTSATFSEDGRRTSLQHEGDTLTFTSQDIPIRDGDAVGSQIRLNLLNGKKSFDFKLQGTDDVDRYYFEVKGQEYINTNFGRLKAFRVEQVRKPDRQLVMWFAPAVDYQLVKATYERRLLNLKAMLLRQDIQCPQTTATMQSNATIQSTATSQSTPSIP, encoded by the coding sequence GTGAAATTACAGTTAGCCGTGCATGCCCTACTGGGGTTGGGAGTCGGTCTTTTGAGTCCATCAGCACTGGCGCTCCCTGCACAGCAATACCATCAGTGCACCAAGTCATTTACGTATGATTTGTTCCTGAGCAACCACCGGATTGGTCATTACCAGCGAACCCTTAACTGGCAGGGGGATCAGGTTCAAATCCGCTCCTACAGCACGATTGATATCAAGGTGTCGAAGAGTCAGTTCCGACAGAACAGTCGGGTCTTCTGGTCTGAGCAGGAAAATGGCTTTTTAACCCACTCCTTTGAACGCCACATTTCCGGCTTGATGGCCGGTCAGACCTCGGCAACGTTCAGCGAGGATGGCCGACGAACATCGCTGCAACATGAAGGCGACACCCTGACCTTTACCAGCCAGGACATCCCGATCCGTGATGGCGATGCCGTCGGTAGCCAGATCCGGCTCAATCTGCTGAACGGAAAGAAATCTTTTGATTTCAAACTGCAAGGTACCGATGACGTGGACCGGTATTACTTTGAAGTGAAAGGACAGGAATACATCAACACCAACTTCGGCCGCCTGAAAGCATTCCGGGTCGAGCAGGTTCGTAAACCAGATCGCCAGTTGGTGATGTGGTTTGCGCCGGCGGTGGACTATCAACTGGTCAAAGCCACCTACGAGCGCCGTCTGTTGAATCTCAAAGCCATGCTGCTGCGCCAGGATATCCAATGCCCGCAGACAACAGCCACGATGCAATCAAATGCCACGATACAATCTACTGCCACTTCGCAATCAACGCCCTCAATTCCATAA
- a CDS encoding gamma-glutamylcyclotransferase family protein produces the protein MYIFGYGSLINRHSRLLTGQTGEAVPVVVDGLQRRWGKVDGSYTIAPLVCEPGEGRCNGVLVRVHDGFLPEFDRREKGYRRIALDPSAVRPEQEVTLSDDPIWVYVRENSAPPCPDQPIMQTYVDTVLAGCLSISASFARAFVDTTQGWHHALENDRHQPKYGNLAGVEAAHLSLIDQLVATARP, from the coding sequence ATGTATATTTTCGGTTACGGCAGCCTGATCAATCGTCATTCGCGGTTGTTGACGGGGCAGACCGGCGAAGCCGTGCCGGTGGTTGTCGATGGCTTGCAGCGACGCTGGGGCAAAGTCGACGGCAGCTACACCATTGCACCACTGGTATGCGAACCGGGTGAAGGGCGTTGTAATGGCGTGCTGGTCCGTGTCCATGACGGCTTTTTGCCGGAGTTTGACCGCCGGGAGAAGGGCTATCGCCGCATCGCCCTGGACCCGAGTGCGGTTCGCCCCGAGCAGGAGGTCACCCTCAGCGATGACCCGATTTGGGTCTATGTGCGTGAAAATTCTGCGCCGCCATGCCCGGATCAGCCGATTATGCAAACCTATGTCGACACTGTGCTGGCGGGTTGTTTATCGATTTCAGCGTCGTTTGCCCGTGCATTTGTCGACACCACTCAGGGGTGGCACCATGCGTTGGAAAATGATCGCCACCAGCCGAAATATGGCAATCTGGCCGGGGTTGAAGCGGCGCATTTGAGTCTGATTGACCAACTGGTCGCGACGGCCCGCCCTTAA
- a CDS encoding biotin-dependent carboxyltransferase family protein, with product MLTLIQDTGRLGVAELGLSQGGPVDLHAYCWANYLVGNAMNCPQLEVTLGQASFRAHTDLICAITGADMVVTVDGQRQPPWQSFVVHQGQVLKFGYARDGLRAYLAVKGGFDIPRVLGSASAVPRNQLGGLKAGTALAEGDVLPVTHGEINDHAFQPKRAAPRYIPDYSAPVRLRVMESYQCDHFSEQAKQRFYASAYQISQQSDRMGCRLEGPAVEAEINGIISEAIAYGAIQIPPNGQPIILLNDRQTLGGYPKLGCIARMDMPRLAQARPGTAVQFVRGKWSALSKEWQDFSQFFGLPM from the coding sequence ATGCTGACCTTAATCCAGGATACCGGGCGGTTGGGCGTTGCCGAGCTCGGATTAAGCCAGGGAGGGCCGGTTGATTTGCATGCTTATTGCTGGGCCAATTATCTGGTCGGCAACGCGATGAACTGCCCGCAGCTGGAAGTCACCTTGGGGCAAGCCAGTTTTCGGGCACACACTGATCTGATTTGTGCGATCACCGGCGCGGACATGGTTGTGACGGTGGATGGCCAGCGGCAACCCCCCTGGCAGAGTTTTGTGGTGCATCAGGGACAAGTGCTGAAATTCGGCTATGCCCGGGACGGACTCAGGGCCTATTTGGCGGTCAAAGGTGGGTTTGATATCCCCCGGGTGCTGGGCAGTGCTTCGGCGGTGCCCCGTAATCAGCTCGGTGGCCTGAAGGCCGGGACTGCACTGGCTGAGGGCGATGTGCTGCCCGTGACACACGGTGAAATCAATGACCATGCGTTTCAGCCGAAGCGGGCGGCGCCGCGCTATATCCCGGATTATTCCGCGCCGGTTCGTCTGCGGGTGATGGAGTCGTATCAGTGCGATCATTTTTCTGAGCAAGCTAAGCAACGCTTTTACGCCAGTGCATATCAGATCAGCCAGCAATCCGATCGCATGGGATGTCGTCTGGAAGGCCCGGCAGTTGAGGCGGAGATTAACGGCATCATCTCTGAAGCCATCGCGTACGGCGCGATCCAGATCCCGCCAAACGGGCAACCGATTATTTTGTTGAATGACCGCCAGACATTAGGCGGATATCCTAAGCTGGGTTGTATTGCCAGGATGGATATGCCAAGGTTGGCCCAGGCAAGACCAGGTACTGCGGTTCAGTTTGTCCGGGGGAAATGGTCAGCCTTAAGCAAAGAATGGCAGGACTTTTCACAGTTTTTCGGTTTGCCGATGTAG
- the pxpB gene encoding 5-oxoprolinase subunit PxpB — MMRVAPVSETAFIVYLGSHIDTHLTEQVGRLARFVKADFSDALIEVIPSYTSLFIQFHPRKTTYAVLEQAMFQYQSVLKQPASESESQTGKLIRLPVYYHPDTGPDLAGVAKAHDKSVEEVIALHSQQSYTVCAIGFAPGFAFLASVDPAIATPRHAEPRLRVPAGSVGIANAQTAVYPADSPGGWQIIGNCPLPLFSPDREPMTPFAVGDKVRFESIDRQHFLQLGGMLWPH, encoded by the coding sequence ATGATGCGTGTTGCCCCCGTTTCGGAAACTGCATTCATCGTTTATTTAGGAAGTCACATTGATACGCACCTCACCGAGCAGGTTGGCAGACTGGCCCGGTTCGTGAAAGCAGACTTTTCCGATGCGCTGATTGAAGTGATCCCCTCCTACACCTCCCTGTTTATCCAGTTTCATCCGCGCAAAACCACCTATGCGGTGCTGGAGCAGGCGATGTTTCAGTATCAATCGGTGCTGAAGCAGCCAGCTTCAGAGAGTGAATCCCAGACCGGCAAGCTGATTCGGTTACCGGTTTATTATCATCCGGACACGGGACCGGATTTAGCTGGCGTCGCGAAGGCACATGATAAAAGTGTTGAGGAAGTGATCGCCCTGCACAGCCAGCAGTCCTATACCGTGTGTGCGATTGGCTTTGCGCCCGGCTTTGCCTTTCTGGCCTCGGTTGATCCGGCGATTGCAACCCCTCGCCATGCCGAGCCCCGGTTAAGAGTGCCGGCCGGGAGCGTCGGGATTGCCAATGCGCAAACGGCTGTGTATCCGGCGGATTCGCCCGGCGGGTGGCAGATCATCGGGAACTGTCCGTTGCCGCTGTTCTCGCCGGACCGTGAGCCGATGACACCGTTTGCAGTCGGGGATAAGGTCAGGTTTGAGTCAATCGATCGGCAGCATTTTTTACAACTGGGAGGGATGTTGTGGCCGCATTAG
- a CDS encoding 5-oxoprolinase subunit PxpA encodes MKLNCDMGESYGIWQMGNDHAVMSWIDMANIACGFHASDPDVMAETVASALAHGVEIGAHPGYDDKPGFGRRSIPHLPESITQLVAYQAGALEAICRLQGGHVRYVKPHGALYHDMMASEAIFEAMLRAVAGLNQFAPMRAAEPVKLMIQARADNEIYQGLARRYAVELLFEAFADRAYRDDGNLVPRSESGAVHRDPARIEQQIRELAVGEVTTVTGNRLALQADTVCVHGDNDESVAMIARLHQVLNP; translated from the coding sequence ATGAAACTGAACTGTGATATGGGTGAGAGTTACGGCATTTGGCAAATGGGAAATGACCATGCTGTGATGTCGTGGATTGATATGGCAAATATTGCCTGTGGCTTCCATGCGTCGGATCCGGATGTGATGGCTGAAACGGTGGCTTCAGCGCTAGCCCATGGTGTCGAAATTGGTGCTCATCCTGGTTATGACGATAAACCTGGTTTTGGTCGGCGCAGTATTCCGCATCTACCGGAGTCAATCACGCAGCTGGTGGCTTATCAGGCCGGTGCGTTGGAAGCCATTTGCCGATTGCAGGGGGGGCATGTTCGGTATGTCAAACCGCATGGTGCGCTGTATCACGATATGATGGCCAGCGAAGCCATATTCGAAGCCATGCTCAGAGCTGTCGCCGGCCTGAACCAGTTTGCTCCGATGCGGGCGGCCGAGCCGGTGAAGCTGATGATCCAGGCGCGCGCAGATAATGAAATTTATCAGGGGTTAGCACGCCGCTATGCGGTGGAGCTACTGTTCGAAGCGTTTGCGGATCGGGCGTATCGTGATGATGGCAACCTGGTGCCTCGCAGTGAGTCTGGCGCTGTTCACCGTGATCCGGCCCGGATCGAACAGCAAATCCGTGAACTGGCCGTGGGTGAGGTGACCACCGTTACGGGCAACAGACTGGCATTGCAGGCGGATACCGTCTGTGTCCACGGCGATAACGATGAATCCGTGGCCATGATTGCCCGGTTGCATCAGGTACTCAACCCATGA
- a CDS encoding TetR/AcrR family transcriptional regulator yields MKTEAQITQAGRPVDQQKTQQIFDAIDTILATDGIARLSIERIASIAQVSKVTLYRRFTNLEGIISAYVDSFTQTALKSALANIRSDDPTSLEQGLNNLGVQLMTLISQPRVIAFDNAIAAAGAHMTGLKDQLYQHGPQRAVAAICQILEQGKVHSPMFEPAQLADMLFQLWKSDFYDELRFTGNMPLEPTQLEQHVGLRTQFFLNLLTK; encoded by the coding sequence ATGAAAACAGAAGCCCAGATCACCCAAGCCGGCCGTCCGGTCGATCAGCAAAAAACCCAGCAGATCTTCGATGCGATCGACACCATCCTCGCCACAGATGGCATTGCCCGCCTCTCCATCGAACGAATTGCCAGTATTGCTCAGGTTTCCAAAGTGACGCTGTACCGGCGCTTTACCAACCTGGAGGGCATCATCAGCGCATATGTTGACAGTTTTACCCAAACTGCGCTCAAGTCAGCATTGGCCAACATCAGATCCGACGATCCTACCAGCCTGGAGCAAGGACTCAACAACTTGGGGGTCCAACTGATGACCCTGATCAGCCAGCCGCGTGTGATCGCTTTTGATAACGCCATTGCCGCCGCCGGTGCGCATATGACGGGGCTCAAAGATCAGTTGTATCAACACGGTCCACAGCGTGCCGTGGCGGCGATCTGCCAGATCCTGGAGCAGGGCAAGGTCCATTCGCCGATGTTCGAACCCGCTCAGCTGGCCGATATGCTGTTTCAACTGTGGAAAAGTGATTTCTATGATGAGCTCCGCTTTACCGGCAACATGCCGCTGGAACCGACCCAACTCGAACAGCACGTTGGACTCAGAACCCAGTTTTTCCTCAATTTACTGACAAAGTGA
- a CDS encoding SDR family oxidoreductase — MAEMKPRVLLAGATGYLGRHLVKQLLNRDYPLLALARDPHRLKALGLTDPQIRIAQVTEPASLTGCCDNIDVVISCVGITRQRDGLGYMDVDFQANLNLLREAEKAGVRRFIYISALNAPNFQTVRLLRAKERFAGQLLTSSIPEPCVIRPNGFFSDMTEFYNMAKQGRVYLFGNGSQQLNPIHGDDLATFCLEAIHTNDRELDIGGPEILSHRQVAEIAFESVQHPEKVTFVPEILRKLLLKMSRTLPEKYTGTAEFFLTATAQDMIAPAYGERTLAQYFQTLNSVERQL, encoded by the coding sequence ATGGCAGAAATGAAACCTCGCGTCCTGCTGGCCGGTGCCACCGGCTACCTGGGACGCCACTTGGTCAAACAGCTTCTCAACCGGGATTATCCTCTCCTGGCTTTAGCCAGAGATCCGCACCGGCTCAAGGCGTTGGGATTGACAGACCCGCAAATTCGAATCGCCCAGGTCACGGAACCGGCGTCGCTAACCGGATGTTGCGACAATATCGATGTGGTGATCTCTTGTGTCGGGATCACCCGACAGCGCGATGGACTGGGGTATATGGATGTGGATTTTCAGGCCAACCTGAACCTGTTACGTGAAGCCGAAAAAGCCGGTGTCCGGCGCTTCATCTACATCTCCGCCTTGAATGCGCCCAATTTTCAAACCGTTCGGTTATTACGGGCCAAAGAGCGTTTTGCCGGACAACTGCTGACCTCTTCAATCCCAGAGCCGTGCGTCATCCGTCCGAATGGTTTCTTCTCCGATATGACTGAGTTTTACAACATGGCCAAGCAAGGACGGGTTTACCTTTTCGGGAACGGCTCCCAGCAACTGAACCCGATCCATGGCGATGATTTAGCGACGTTTTGCCTGGAAGCCATCCATACGAATGACCGGGAGCTGGATATCGGCGGCCCGGAGATCCTCTCGCATCGTCAAGTCGCTGAGATTGCCTTTGAAAGTGTGCAACACCCTGAAAAAGTGACATTTGTACCAGAGATATTACGCAAGTTATTACTTAAAATGTCACGAACTTTACCCGAAAAATACACCGGAACAGCGGAGTTTTTCCTCACAGCCACGGCACAGGACATGATCGCGCCGGCCTACGGAGAGCGAACACTTGCACAATATTTTCAAACGCTGAACAGCGTGGAGCGCCAGCTGTAA